A part of Pseudomonadota bacterium genomic DNA contains:
- the tig gene encoding trigger factor, whose translation MTETQAEGLKREFKVIVPSGDMEKQVDMKLKELCATVRLPGFRPGHVPMSLVRGKYGQSVLAEIVQKTLTDTAKKLLKDRSLRPAMQPHAEITAFPDGRDLEFTLTVELIPEIAFMDFSKIEIERLEPIVSEEDVAKALENAAASQRRFQPLAKARPAQEGDLVVIDFLGRVDGKPFEGGAAQGHQLELGSGRFIPGFEEQLIGAEAGGSVVVVVSFPDPYPSKELAGKEAHFDVTVQEVRERVPVGVDDTLAKAFGVETLDELRKEMRESLEREYKNVAYVREKRECLDALAEGHPFDLPQGAVDAEFESIWAQIKERRGHAHDHDHDHDHDHDHDHDHDHDHDHDHDHDHDHGHAQEDEFEGKDDETLKKEYRAIAERRVRLGLLLSEVGSKNSISLSQKDINDAIGLEARRHPGHEAQVFEFYQQNSEAMQRLLAPLFEDKVVRFLLEKVKIRVRNISPDELINEVQATMEKIAGKKEKSAKPGKPKTAAAKAKKKAVKKAKS comes from the coding sequence GTGACGGAGACACAGGCCGAAGGCCTGAAACGCGAATTCAAAGTCATCGTGCCTTCGGGCGATATGGAAAAACAAGTCGACATGAAGCTGAAGGAGCTTTGTGCGACGGTGCGCCTCCCGGGATTTCGGCCGGGCCACGTGCCAATGTCGTTGGTTCGCGGCAAGTACGGCCAGTCGGTGTTAGCGGAAATCGTCCAGAAGACTCTTACGGACACCGCAAAAAAACTTTTGAAAGACCGTAGCCTAAGACCCGCCATGCAGCCCCATGCCGAGATCACGGCCTTTCCCGATGGCAGGGACTTGGAATTCACGCTAACCGTCGAGCTTATTCCTGAAATTGCCTTCATGGATTTCTCGAAGATCGAAATCGAGAGGCTTGAGCCCATCGTTAGCGAGGAGGACGTGGCGAAGGCGCTTGAAAACGCCGCCGCCAGCCAGCGCCGTTTCCAGCCCCTTGCCAAGGCGAGGCCGGCGCAGGAGGGAGACCTCGTCGTCATTGATTTCCTGGGCAGGGTGGACGGCAAGCCGTTTGAAGGTGGCGCCGCCCAGGGGCATCAGCTTGAACTTGGCTCCGGCCGTTTTATTCCCGGCTTCGAGGAACAGTTGATTGGTGCCGAGGCCGGCGGGAGCGTCGTCGTGGTGGTTTCCTTCCCAGATCCCTATCCATCGAAGGAACTGGCCGGCAAGGAGGCACACTTCGACGTGACGGTGCAGGAAGTGCGCGAACGCGTGCCGGTTGGGGTGGACGACACGCTTGCCAAGGCCTTCGGGGTCGAAACCCTGGACGAGCTGCGCAAGGAGATGCGGGAAAGCCTCGAGCGGGAATACAAGAACGTTGCTTACGTGCGCGAAAAACGGGAATGCCTTGATGCGTTGGCAGAAGGGCATCCCTTCGATCTGCCGCAGGGGGCGGTGGACGCGGAGTTCGAATCGATCTGGGCGCAGATTAAGGAGCGCCGCGGCCATGCGCACGATCATGACCACGACCACGATCATGACCACGACCATGACCACGACCACGATCATGACCACGATCATGACCACGACCATGACCACGACCATGGCCATGCGCAGGAAGACGAATTCGAAGGCAAGGACGACGAAACCTTGAAAAAGGAATATCGTGCGATTGCCGAACGTCGGGTCCGCCTGGGCCTTTTGCTTTCCGAGGTGGGTTCAAAAAATAGCATCTCCCTTTCCCAGAAGGACATCAACGACGCGATTGGTCTCGAAGCGCGCCGCCACCCCGGCCATGAGGCACAAGTGTTCGAATTCTATCAGCAGAATTCCGAAGCTATGCAGCGGCTGCTGGCACCTCTCTTCGAGGACAAGGTCGTCCGGTTTCTTCTCGAGAAGGTGAAGATCAGGGTTCGCAACATCTCGCCCGATGAGTTAATAAACGAAGTCCAGGCCACTATGGAAAAGATAGCCGGGAAGAAGGAAAAAAGCGCCAAACCCGGCAAGCCGAAAACGGCGGCAGCCAAGGCGAAAAAGAAAGCGGTAAAAAAGGCAAAGAGCTAG
- a CDS encoding NAD(P)H-hydrate dehydratase, with product MDAALLSVAENYAVDRAAAEEGVSSGALMEAAGSGVTREILCRWSPRPTVVLCGPGNNGGDGFVIARKLREKGWPVRVALLGRVPTLKGEAEANALRWLGGEAEEAAILSLEPTVLSGAGLVVDALFGAGLDRPLDGVVRAVVEAINAGSFPCVSVDVPSGVHGDSGEVLGVAPMATLTVTFIARKAGHFLLPGREHAGEVVLVDIGVPPKAYARIHPSLFANGPVLWRDRYPWPGGADHKYSRGHAVVVGGAIMTGAGRLAARAALRVGAGMVTVASPPEAVPIYAAESPSLLVHPVKSEGDFQDFIADLRKRAFLLGPGSGLGKETRARVLAALATGRPCVLDADALTVFEGSAAALFKAIRGPVVLTPHEGEFARLFEGGGDKLTRARRAARLSGAVLLLKGADTIIAAPDGQAALNWNAPPSLATAGSGDVLAGLVLGLLAQGMAPFEAAAAAAWLQGEVAGRIGPGLISEDLPENLPKVLSDLWKDR from the coding sequence ATGGATGCAGCGCTGCTCAGCGTGGCCGAGAACTACGCGGTCGACCGCGCCGCCGCCGAGGAAGGGGTATCGAGCGGTGCGCTGATGGAAGCGGCCGGCAGCGGCGTTACCCGTGAAATCCTCTGCCGCTGGTCGCCGCGGCCAACCGTTGTTCTCTGCGGCCCGGGCAACAATGGCGGCGACGGCTTCGTCATCGCCAGGAAGCTGCGCGAGAAGGGATGGCCGGTACGCGTCGCCCTGCTTGGCCGGGTGCCGACGCTGAAGGGTGAGGCGGAAGCGAACGCGCTGCGTTGGCTGGGCGGCGAGGCGGAAGAAGCGGCAATCCTTTCGCTTGAGCCGACAGTCCTTAGCGGGGCCGGTCTCGTTGTGGATGCGCTTTTCGGGGCCGGCCTAGACCGGCCGCTCGATGGCGTCGTCCGGGCCGTCGTCGAAGCGATCAATGCAGGCTCTTTCCCTTGCGTTTCGGTGGACGTGCCAAGCGGTGTCCATGGCGACAGCGGCGAGGTGCTGGGCGTCGCCCCGATGGCGACGCTTACCGTCACCTTCATTGCGAGGAAAGCCGGTCATTTCCTGCTGCCGGGGCGTGAACACGCCGGGGAAGTCGTGTTGGTCGATATCGGCGTACCGCCGAAGGCCTATGCCCGCATACACCCAAGTCTTTTCGCGAACGGCCCCGTGCTTTGGCGGGACCGCTATCCGTGGCCGGGGGGCGCCGATCACAAATACAGCCGCGGCCATGCCGTCGTTGTCGGCGGCGCCATCATGACCGGCGCCGGCCGTCTTGCCGCCCGCGCCGCTCTGCGGGTCGGCGCCGGTATGGTGACCGTGGCAAGTCCCCCCGAAGCGGTGCCGATCTATGCCGCCGAAAGCCCAAGCCTGCTGGTGCACCCGGTCAAAAGCGAAGGCGATTTTCAGGATTTCATCGCCGATCTTCGCAAGCGGGCCTTCCTGCTCGGGCCGGGGAGCGGCCTCGGCAAGGAAACCCGGGCCAGGGTACTGGCGGCGCTCGCCACCGGCAGGCCCTGCGTGCTGGACGCCGACGCGCTCACCGTCTTCGAAGGTTCGGCCGCCGCGCTTTTCAAGGCAATCCGAGGGCCGGTCGTCCTTACCCCGCATGAAGGCGAGTTTGCCCGTCTTTTTGAGGGGGGCGGTGACAAGCTCACCCGCGCCCGCCGGGCGGCCCGGCTGAGCGGAGCTGTTCTGCTGTTGAAGGGGGCCGACACCATCATCGCCGCTCCCGACGGCCAGGCCGCGCTGAACTGGAACGCGCCCCCGAGCCTTGCCACGGCCGGTTCCGGCGACGTACTGGCGGGCCTCGTTCTTGGGCTTTTGGCCCAGGGAATGGCGCCCTTCGAGGCTGCCGCGGCCGCCGCCTGGTTGCAGGGCGAGGTGGCCGGGCGGATCGGGCCCGGTCTTATTTCGGAAGATTTACCAGAAAATTTACCAAAGGTGTTGTCAGACCTGTGGAAAGACCGTTAA
- a CDS encoding D-amino acid dehydrogenase yields the protein MRVLILGSGVVGVTAAYYLASAGHAVTVVDRQSAPAAETSFANGGQISASLAEPWANPEVVPTFLRWLGRKDAPLVFHWRADPTLFLWGVRFLRNCTAKRSAVNLERALRIALYSRAQLGKIREDTGITYDEQTNGIVKIYRERRSFDLACRRMLAMNAFGTGLRALDREACLALEPALAPSAEQIVGAIHAPEDESGDAHCFTIKLAEEAGRRGVRFLFGETVERLLPANGRIERVMTNRQTLSADAIVLSLGSESPLLFRPLGIRLPIYPAKGYSVTFPLRDGKRAPSRGITDEDKKLVFVRLGDRLRVAGQVEFAGYDRRVEARRCKTLTEAMENLFPGAADLGQPQGWAGLRPLTPDTLPVIGPTRFSNLFLNTGHGTYGWTMAAGSGRILADLVEGRRPEIRIEDLGLNRF from the coding sequence GTGAGGGTTCTCATACTGGGAAGCGGCGTCGTCGGGGTTACGGCCGCCTATTACCTAGCCAGCGCCGGGCACGCGGTCACGGTGGTCGACCGCCAATCCGCACCGGCAGCCGAAACGAGCTTTGCGAACGGCGGCCAAATCTCGGCCAGCCTGGCCGAGCCATGGGCGAACCCCGAGGTGGTGCCCACCTTTCTCCGCTGGCTGGGGCGGAAGGATGCGCCTCTTGTTTTCCACTGGCGCGCCGATCCGACGCTTTTTCTTTGGGGGGTGCGTTTCCTCAGGAATTGCACGGCGAAGCGGTCGGCCGTCAACCTCGAGCGCGCCCTTCGGATCGCGCTCTACAGCCGGGCTCAGCTTGGCAAGATTCGGGAAGATACCGGCATTACTTACGACGAGCAGACGAACGGCATCGTGAAAATCTACCGCGAACGGCGTAGTTTTGATCTGGCCTGCCGACGGATGTTGGCAATGAACGCCTTCGGCACCGGCCTTCGCGCCCTCGACCGGGAGGCGTGCCTCGCCCTCGAACCGGCGCTGGCACCGTCCGCCGAGCAGATCGTCGGCGCCATCCATGCGCCCGAGGACGAAAGCGGAGACGCCCATTGCTTCACCATCAAACTGGCCGAAGAAGCCGGCCGCCGTGGGGTCCGTTTCCTGTTCGGGGAGACCGTCGAGAGGCTGCTTCCGGCGAACGGGCGCATTGAGCGGGTCATGACGAACCGCCAAACGCTTTCGGCCGATGCGATCGTTCTTTCCCTGGGAAGCGAAAGCCCGCTTCTTTTCCGTCCGCTTGGAATTCGTCTGCCTATCTACCCGGCGAAGGGCTATTCCGTTACCTTCCCGCTTCGCGACGGCAAACGGGCGCCTTCCCGGGGCATCACCGACGAGGACAAAAAGCTGGTCTTCGTCCGGCTGGGGGACCGCCTTCGAGTCGCAGGCCAGGTCGAATTCGCCGGCTACGATCGGCGGGTGGAGGCGCGCCGTTGCAAAACCCTGACCGAAGCCATGGAAAACCTCTTTCCCGGAGCCGCCGACCTCGGCCAACCGCAAGGTTGGGCCGGCCTTCGCCCGCTTACGCCGGATACCCTGCCGGTGATCGGGCCGACTCGTTTCTCGAATCTCTTCCTCAACACGGGCCACGGCACCTATGGCTGGACGATGGCGGCCGGATCGGGGCGCATCCTCGCCGATCTCGTGGAAGGCCGGCGGCCCGAAATCCGAATCGAAGACCTTGGCCTCAATCGCTTTTAA
- a CDS encoding P-II family nitrogen regulator, translating to MKKIEAIIKPFKLDEVKEALHEIGLKGITVTEVKGFGRQKGHTELYRGAEYVVDFLPKVKIEIVLDDNLLEKAVEAIVAAARTGRIGDGKIFISEISDAIRIRTGETGNEAI from the coding sequence ATGAAAAAAATCGAAGCGATCATCAAGCCCTTCAAACTTGACGAGGTAAAAGAGGCGCTCCACGAAATCGGCCTCAAGGGCATTACCGTGACCGAGGTCAAGGGCTTCGGACGGCAAAAAGGCCACACCGAACTTTACCGCGGCGCCGAATATGTCGTGGACTTTCTGCCGAAGGTGAAGATCGAGATCGTGCTCGACGACAACCTCCTCGAAAAAGCGGTCGAAGCCATCGTCGCCGCCGCCCGAACAGGACGCATCGGCGACGGCAAAATATTTATTTCCGAAATCAGCGACGCCATCCGGATTCGCACCGGCGAAACCGGCAACGAGGCCATTTAA
- the glnA gene encoding type I glutamate--ammonia ligase: protein MSDVKKVLQMIKDHDVKYVDLRFTDPRGKWHHTAQTVSTINEDAFVDGLMFDGSSIAGWKAIHESDMTLMLDPKTAVLDPFAAQTSLIMFCNIVDPSTGQGYDRDPRSTAHLAETYLKSTGIGDSALFGPELEFFVFDDVRYNVSMNHTFYALDYSEAPHATAAEYEGGNVGHRPPIKGGYFPVPPVDSMADLRAEMLTFMGEMGLDVEKHHHEVAPGQNELGFRFDTLVRCADMVQIYKYVVHQVAHAYGKSATFMPKPIFEDNGSGMHVHQSILKDGTPTFAGSGYADLSETALYYIGGIIKHAHALNAFTNSTTNSYKRLVKGFEAPVLLAYSARNRSASCRIPYASNPKGKRVEVRFPDPASNPYLAFAAMLMAGIDGIQNRIHPGDPIDKNLYDLPPEELKSVPTVCGSLSEALDALKEDHAFLTKGGVFTENQIEGYIDLKREEALRFQNTPHPIEFAMYYSV from the coding sequence ATGTCCGACGTAAAAAAAGTTCTCCAGATGATCAAGGACCACGACGTAAAATACGTTGATCTCCGCTTTACCGACCCACGCGGCAAGTGGCACCACACGGCGCAGACCGTCTCGACGATTAACGAAGACGCCTTCGTGGATGGGCTCATGTTCGACGGCTCCTCGATCGCCGGGTGGAAAGCCATCCATGAATCAGACATGACTCTGATGCTGGATCCAAAAACAGCCGTTCTCGACCCTTTCGCCGCCCAGACGTCGCTAATCATGTTCTGCAACATCGTCGACCCCTCGACGGGCCAGGGCTATGACCGAGACCCCCGTTCGACGGCGCATCTGGCCGAAACCTATCTAAAAAGCACAGGGATTGGGGACTCGGCCCTTTTCGGGCCTGAGCTCGAGTTTTTCGTGTTCGACGACGTCCGCTATAACGTCTCGATGAACCACACCTTCTACGCGCTCGACTATTCGGAAGCCCCCCACGCCACCGCAGCCGAATACGAGGGGGGTAACGTCGGCCACCGCCCGCCTATCAAGGGTGGTTATTTTCCCGTGCCGCCGGTCGATTCAATGGCTGATCTGCGCGCCGAGATGCTGACCTTCATGGGAGAAATGGGTCTTGATGTCGAAAAACATCACCACGAAGTGGCGCCCGGCCAGAATGAACTCGGCTTTCGCTTTGACACCCTCGTTCGCTGCGCCGACATGGTGCAAATCTATAAATACGTGGTGCACCAGGTCGCCCACGCCTATGGCAAATCAGCAACTTTCATGCCGAAGCCGATCTTTGAAGACAACGGGTCCGGCATGCACGTCCATCAGTCGATCCTCAAAGACGGCACCCCTACCTTCGCCGGCAGCGGTTACGCGGATCTTTCCGAAACCGCGCTCTACTATATCGGCGGCATCATCAAGCACGCTCACGCCCTCAATGCCTTCACGAACTCGACGACGAACAGCTACAAGCGGCTGGTGAAGGGCTTCGAGGCGCCGGTGTTGCTGGCCTATTCGGCGCGTAATCGCTCGGCATCCTGCCGGATTCCTTATGCTTCCAACCCGAAGGGCAAGCGCGTCGAGGTTCGTTTCCCCGACCCGGCCTCGAACCCCTACCTTGCCTTTGCAGCCATGCTGATGGCGGGCATCGACGGCATCCAGAATCGGATTCACCCGGGTGACCCAATTGACAAGAACCTCTACGATCTGCCGCCGGAAGAGCTTAAAAGCGTGCCGACGGTTTGCGGCTCACTGAGCGAGGCGCTCGACGCGCTCAAGGAAGATCACGCCTTCCTGACGAAGGGCGGCGTGTTCACGGAAAACCAGATTGAAGGCTATATCGACCTCAAGCGGGAAGAAGCGCTCCGCTTCCAGAACACCCCGCATCCCATAGAATTCGCTATGTATTACAGCGTGTAA
- a CDS encoding acyl-CoA thioesterase, translating into MAKLEDRLPEIRAVAMPADTNPNGDIFGGWVISQMDLAAGMASRRRAKGRVATVAIEGMTFHLPVLVGDIVSCFAKILSIGRTSLTIHVETWAERFPSGEAMKVTEGNFVMVALDDDRHPRPVPPA; encoded by the coding sequence ATGGCCAAGTTGGAAGACCGGCTTCCGGAGATTCGCGCCGTTGCTATGCCAGCGGATACGAATCCAAACGGCGACATCTTTGGCGGCTGGGTCATTTCCCAGATGGACCTTGCCGCCGGCATGGCCTCGCGGCGGCGGGCAAAAGGACGGGTGGCGACGGTAGCGATCGAAGGGATGACCTTCCACCTGCCGGTCCTGGTCGGAGACATCGTTTCCTGCTTCGCGAAGATTCTCAGCATTGGCCGGACCTCGCTCACCATTCATGTCGAGACCTGGGCGGAACGTTTTCCTTCCGGCGAGGCCATGAAAGTGACGGAGGGCAATTTTGTGATGGTGGCCCTTGACGACGACCGCCACCCCCGGCCAGTGCCACCGGCCTGA
- the parE gene encoding DNA topoisomerase IV subunit B — MPPMPKSTSRPKRASQSYSAKDIEVLEGLEPIRRRPGMYIGGTDETALHHLAAEILDNAMDEAVAGFANRIEIALGTDGVLTTRDNGRGVPVDAHPKFKKKSALEVILTTLHSGGKFGGDVYKTSGGLHGVGISVVNALSDYLFIEVVRDGKRWQQEYARGEPTSKLEAIGPAKNQRGTEVRFHPDPEIFGKEATFQPERLYRMARSKAYLFRGVEIHWTCDPKLLRNSKVPPKEIFHFPEGLKGFLQAALDGRPVITSSPFAGESDFPNQAGRAEWAVGWPEDGEGFIHSYCNTIPTPKGGTHEAGLRTALTRSLKAYGELTGNRQAAQITAEDVAEGAAILLSIFLNNPEFQGQTKERLSSQNAQRLTETTVKDHFDHWLSGDPETANLLLERIVERAGERLRRREAKEFSRKTPTRKLRLPGKLTDCSRSGSEGTEIFLVEGDSAGGSAKQARNRETQAVLPLRGKILNVASASGEKLRANQEIADLAQALGCGMGAQCDPLKLRYERVIIMTDADVDGAHIASLLMTFFFREMSSLVEGGRLYLAAPPLYRLSRGGETVYARDDAHKDALLKTHFKGNGKVEISRFKGLGEMPAAQLKETTMDPAKRTLYRVVLPKEPALKEARAVESLVEDLMGRRPERRFAYIQENARFVENLDV; from the coding sequence ATGCCGCCCATGCCGAAATCCACTTCCAGGCCGAAGCGCGCCAGCCAAAGCTATTCGGCGAAGGACATCGAGGTTTTGGAGGGGCTCGAGCCGATTCGTCGGCGGCCCGGCATGTATATCGGGGGTACAGACGAAACAGCGCTCCACCACCTGGCCGCCGAAATTCTCGATAACGCGATGGACGAGGCGGTGGCGGGCTTCGCCAACCGGATTGAGATCGCGCTTGGGACCGACGGCGTCCTCACCACCCGAGACAATGGCCGGGGCGTACCGGTTGACGCGCACCCGAAGTTCAAGAAGAAATCCGCCCTCGAGGTCATTTTGACGACCCTCCATTCGGGCGGCAAGTTTGGCGGCGACGTCTACAAGACGTCGGGCGGCCTGCATGGTGTCGGCATTTCCGTCGTCAACGCACTTTCGGACTACCTTTTCATTGAAGTCGTCCGTGACGGCAAACGCTGGCAGCAGGAATATGCGCGCGGCGAACCGACGTCGAAGCTGGAAGCGATCGGTCCCGCCAAGAACCAGCGCGGCACCGAGGTCCGCTTCCACCCGGACCCGGAAATCTTCGGCAAGGAAGCGACCTTTCAGCCCGAACGGCTTTATCGGATGGCGCGGTCGAAGGCCTATCTTTTCCGCGGGGTTGAAATCCACTGGACGTGCGACCCGAAATTGCTGCGCAATTCGAAGGTGCCGCCCAAGGAAATTTTCCATTTCCCGGAGGGCCTGAAAGGCTTCCTCCAGGCAGCCCTCGACGGGCGGCCCGTCATCACTTCCTCTCCCTTCGCCGGCGAATCCGATTTTCCGAACCAGGCCGGACGCGCGGAATGGGCGGTCGGCTGGCCGGAAGACGGGGAAGGGTTTATCCACTCCTACTGCAACACGATCCCGACCCCGAAGGGCGGCACCCATGAGGCGGGCCTGCGCACGGCCCTGACCCGGTCACTCAAGGCCTATGGCGAACTTACCGGCAACCGGCAAGCCGCGCAGATCACGGCTGAAGACGTTGCGGAAGGGGCGGCGATCCTGCTTTCCATCTTCCTCAACAACCCGGAATTCCAGGGCCAGACAAAAGAACGCCTTTCTTCCCAAAACGCGCAACGCCTGACGGAAACGACGGTCAAAGATCACTTCGACCATTGGCTGAGCGGCGACCCGGAGACGGCGAATTTGCTGCTTGAGCGAATCGTCGAACGGGCGGGGGAACGCCTGCGCCGCCGCGAGGCGAAGGAGTTTTCCCGCAAGACCCCGACCCGAAAGCTCCGGCTTCCGGGAAAGCTGACCGATTGCTCCCGCAGCGGCTCGGAAGGCACCGAAATTTTCCTCGTCGAAGGGGATTCTGCCGGCGGCTCGGCAAAACAAGCCCGCAACCGCGAGACCCAAGCCGTGCTGCCGCTGCGCGGCAAGATACTGAACGTGGCCAGCGCCTCCGGCGAGAAGCTGCGCGCCAATCAGGAAATCGCCGATCTTGCCCAGGCGCTGGGTTGTGGAATGGGCGCGCAATGCGATCCCTTGAAGCTCCGTTACGAACGGGTGATCATAATGACGGACGCCGACGTGGATGGCGCCCATATCGCTTCGCTTCTGATGACGTTCTTCTTCCGGGAGATGTCGTCGCTGGTCGAAGGGGGGCGCCTCTACCTTGCCGCGCCGCCCCTTTACCGCTTAAGCCGTGGCGGCGAGACGGTGTACGCGCGGGACGACGCTCACAAGGACGCGCTTCTAAAGACCCATTTCAAGGGCAATGGGAAAGTCGAAATCAGCCGTTTCAAGGGGCTGGGCGAAATGCCGGCCGCCCAGTTGAAGGAAACCACGATGGACCCCGCGAAACGCACCCTCTACCGGGTGGTCCTGCCGAAGGAACCCGCCCTCAAGGAAGCGCGTGCGGTCGAAAGCCTGGTCGAAGACCTGATGGGGAGACGGCCGGAGCGCCGTTTCGCCTATATCCAGGAAAACGCCCGGTTTGTCGAAAACCTGGACGTTTGA
- a CDS encoding alpha/beta fold hydrolase translates to MPRLPLVLLPGLLCDAALWRHQADHLRDVADPIVADLTKDDSMEGMAASVLRDAPPKFALAGLSMGGYVAQALVRLSPDRVDRLALLDTNFTADNANQRQRRLDMMALAEKGNFKGVTPRLLPYLLHPDRLGEETLVQAVMGMAERVGKEAFLRQERAILGRVDSREMLKRVVCPTLILCGAEDKLTPLPVHEEMAALIPGARLVVVPECGHLSTMERPQAVSAAMRAWLAA, encoded by the coding sequence ATGCCCCGCCTGCCGCTTGTTCTGTTGCCGGGTCTGCTTTGCGACGCGGCTCTTTGGCGCCACCAGGCCGACCATTTGCGGGACGTTGCGGACCCTATTGTGGCCGACCTGACGAAAGACGATTCGATGGAAGGGATGGCGGCGTCCGTCCTGCGGGACGCTCCGCCAAAGTTCGCGCTCGCCGGCCTTTCGATGGGAGGATACGTGGCTCAGGCGCTGGTTCGCTTGAGCCCCGACCGTGTTGACCGTCTTGCGCTGTTGGATACAAATTTCACGGCCGACAATGCGAACCAGCGGCAACGCCGTCTCGACATGATGGCGCTGGCCGAAAAGGGAAACTTCAAGGGGGTTACGCCGCGCCTGCTTCCCTATCTTCTCCATCCGGACCGGCTTGGAGAGGAAACCCTGGTCCAGGCCGTGATGGGCATGGCCGAACGGGTCGGCAAGGAAGCGTTCCTTCGCCAGGAGCGCGCCATTCTTGGCCGTGTGGACAGCCGCGAGATGTTGAAGCGGGTTGTTTGCCCGACCCTTATTCTCTGCGGTGCCGAGGATAAGCTTACGCCATTGCCCGTTCACGAGGAGATGGCGGCTCTTATTCCCGGCGCGCGTTTGGTCGTCGTGCCCGAATGCGGGCATCTTTCCACCATGGAACGGCCGCAAGCGGTCAGCGCCGCCATGCGGGCATGGCTTGCGGCTTAA
- a CDS encoding hydrolase encodes MLLDRQTSLLLIVDIQEKFVAALHGYGGMLKNGILLMGAAARLRIPMLMSEQYPQGLGGTVPELRALYPGGKPFEKTCFSCSEEPGFLPKLAEFARPQIVLMGIEAHVCVLQTAVGLSAAGYHPFVVADATASRTAANHALGLERIRQNGIPVVSAEMVFFEWLRRSGTEEFRELSKLVR; translated from the coding sequence GCTTCTCTTGATCGTTGACATACAAGAGAAATTCGTGGCCGCCCTCCATGGCTACGGCGGCATGCTGAAGAACGGCATTCTCCTGATGGGCGCCGCCGCCAGGCTGCGGATTCCGATGCTGATGTCCGAGCAATACCCGCAAGGTCTGGGCGGCACGGTACCAGAGCTTCGCGCGCTCTACCCCGGGGGCAAGCCCTTCGAGAAGACCTGTTTTTCCTGCTCGGAGGAGCCGGGGTTTCTCCCAAAACTGGCGGAATTCGCGCGTCCCCAGATTGTCCTCATGGGGATCGAAGCCCATGTTTGCGTCCTACAGACGGCGGTTGGCCTGAGCGCGGCGGGTTATCACCCCTTCGTCGTCGCGGACGCCACGGCCTCGCGGACGGCCGCGAACCACGCCCTTGGCCTTGAACGGATACGGCAGAACGGAATCCCCGTCGTTTCGGCCGAGATGGTCTTCTTCGAATGGCTGCGGCGATCGGGAACGGAGGAGTTTCGGGAACTCTCGAAACTCGTGCGTTGA